The window GAACTTGAGCTTTTTGTTCAGGTAAATCTACAATATATCTAAGTTGATATCTATTAATACATTGAATATCTACTAATTAATTTGTTTACTGAACacattttttttaccaatatATTTCCAAGGAGATTGAAACATATATTAGTTTTTTGGAGATGTAGCACGATAATATAATGTACTTGCACGTTTTTAATGATCGTGGAACGTACATTAATGTTATATCATTCAATTTAATATACATACCAATTCTTACCGAAGCATACAGTTGCCTACATTTAATGGCAGAATGGTTTTGGCCTTTAGACGTTCTTGCCATATTTAGTACTTATGAGAGAACAAAGTTTTCTTTTGTTGCCAGCTCTATTACTACAGAATAAGGATGAAGGTTATCTTATACAGTTTGTATATACTTCTTTTTTGTAGTTAAAACCAGGCCTGAGTGCATATGCAAAGGACCCTAAAGTTGCTGCACAATCGCTAATTCCTCTTTTAGAGAAAGCAGAAAACATTGTTCCACAAAAAATGCGCAAAGACACACCTGTGAAAGTTGGGGTTGGtgatttttttttgacatatatattttcAGTCATTTGTTAAAATCCGAGTGCTTATATATGCAGACACAATGATTAATGTGTATGCATTTCTGTATGCAGGCAACTGCAGGTTTAAGACAATTGGGAAATGATGCATCTGAGAAAATTTTGCAAGCTGTAAAAATCTTGCTGTAAATATTCTACTTGATCTATACTGAGATATAGCTTTGAAATTTTATCATTAATGTAGGTGAAAGATTTGATGAAGAGTAGGAGCAGCCTCAAGTCCGATGATAATTGGGTGACTGTTCTGGATGGTACTCAAGAAGGTGCTTACTTATGGGTAAGTCACTTACTTTTGTAATCTATTACAATTGTTGATTAATTAAAACATGTTGGGTATATTCACAGGTGACGATAAATTACCTGCTAAAAAGATTAGGCAAAAAATACTCGGATACTGTTGGGGTAGTTGATCTGGGTGGTGGGTCGGTACAAATGGCGTATGCTATCTCAGAAGCAGAAGCTGCCAAGGCCCCAAAGCCGACAAATGGAGATGATACATACGTTAAGGAGTTGCTTCTCATGGGAACAAAGTATTACCTATATGTACATAGGTTTCCATCTTATCTGGATCATAAACATTGTCATTGTATGTTTGGTGATACTGATTCTAGTTACATGAATTACATTAATTTTCTCATTACGACATCTGTGTTCTGTCAGCTACTTGCATCACGGATTATTAGCTGCTCGAGCTGAGATTTTGAAGACTTCAAAAAGTTCGGAGAATCCATGTGTCTTGTCTGGCTACAATGGTATATTAAAGTTTGCAGCTTTCAGTGTTAATGTTGCAATATTTTTGCATCATCATCTTTGTATATGAGTCTCATCATACCAGTTGTAGCAAAAGGGACTATTTTCACCTATTTAGTTATCAGTGGGTTAATTCTGTTTATGTTCTGCCTCTTATAAAGAAATAACTGAAAGTTACCCGAAGTTTATGTCTAATGCAAACACCTGCTAGATCATTTTAATCAGGGTAATAAATTATATAGTTAAATGGATCGTATAAAAAATTACCTATAAGATCCAAACCTATTTCGATTAGTTGCCCAGGTCGACCATTTTGCCACTTTTAATACAGAGATTCATCTCATGTATACGGTACAATAGTATAAGAATATTTTGCATGTAATTATACAATTTGTTCTATTTCTGGTGTGCAATCTAAAATGCAACCTCTGCTTCAGAAGGTAAAAGACCTTTTTGAGGACTGGTAATATTTTGCAGTAGATTTTTGCCAACCAAACAAGGATTTAtccttttattaatatttttaagggGTTTACACATATGGAGGAAAAGATTACAAAGTTTCATCTCCTTCTTCTGGTTCAAGCATTAGCAAGTGTAGGCAAGAAGCACGCAAGGCTCTCAGAATTAACGAGTCAACTTGCTCCCATGAGAAATGCACCTTCGGTGGGATATGGAGTGGTGGTGGAGGTCATGGACAAAAAGATATGTTTGTTGCTTCATTTTTCTACGACAGGGCTGTGCAGGTATTGCAAGTCTTCTTGTCTGAATACTGTAAACACATTTATAAAGAACAAAAGTTCCATTTATTCCATTAAATGAGGTTGCAGCTCTGACTCAATTACTTATAAGTTAATTTGGGTTGCGTTTTTTATAATACGGATCAAATGAAAAAGTTCTAGCTAAAAGTGGAATGAATGAAATAGGTTGAAACTTGTCCAAATCTATGTTTAATGTTTACAACCTTTCAATTCATTTTAACTAGATTTATACTAATATTGTGAGAATACTGTTTTTGTAATATTATCTAAACATTCTTCATTGATAGAcaaatggataaaaaaaaaaagtatttactGGTTGGTCCAATCTGACTTACTTAGACCCAATGACCCATACTAAATATTTACCCATTTCAACTTAAACctgttttgactttttaaatgTGCGGCCTGCCACTCTATGTATATCAAGTATCAACTAGTGAGTCTGTAAATGTAGGCTGGATTGATTGATGCAAGCAAACCTATCGTCAAAATTCAGCCAATAGATTTTCAAGAAGCTGCTGAGCATATTTGTGTCACCAAACTTGAGGATGCCGGATCCAAATATCCTCATGTAGAAGCCTCTGATCTACCCTACTTATGCATGGATCTTGTGTACGAGTTCACATTACTAGTAGATGGCTTTGGTAAGTTAATCCAAAATGGCATATTGCTTGATACCTTAGATAAGAGTGAATTACACAGAAAATTAATCAAATTTCTTCTGAGTATCTATTTACAAAAACCAACTTAATTTATTTGCCTTTTGAACCAAATAAAGTTGTAAGAAACCAATGATGTTTTTGTTGGGCAGGTTTGGATCCATTGCAGGAGATTACATTGGTGAAGAAAGTCGAGTACCAAAATTCACTGGTCGAAGCTGCCTGGCCGTTAGGAAGTGCAATCGAAGCCGTGTCAGCAGCTACCTAAAAAATACTCTTATAATTCAGGTTAAATTTGAGCCACGTTCCCTCCATTACTCTTTTCTAAATTTTAGGAGCCATGAACACACTTATACATACAGAGTTTCATTTACTTGTATCAACTCTCAGACTATCAGTTTTCACTTGCTTTCACTTGTCATGGATTAAAATGGAATGAGTACTAATGAATTAGTTTTGGACTAGAAGTACAAAAAGGCCCAATAGGTTTAATATTCAAGTTGGCCAATGGTCCATTAACGGTTTATGTAATTTATATTGTCAGATGGTAGTATGGTAcgaaatcattaaaaaaaaaaagactaataGACTAATAATGctaatttaaatttatgttgtattaGCTTGCATTCAAGTGTTTAAGACATGGTCTAAGACGGATTTAAATTCAGTGACGTTTAATTACTAAGGGAAACGGCAACACACACAAAATGAAATGCGATATGCCCCATTCCACGTGGGAACACCGCCACCTTTAACGTGGTATGGGGCGTGGGATGAGATTTGTGGCATCATATATGGCTAAGAGAACTAGAAGCATAGCATTTATGACATAAAGAGATTAATGGAAAGTGACATATGATATCCAGTATAATGTGCAAGTTGTCATCCctttaattaatgaaatttgaCTACTAACTACTAAACCTCATTGATATAGTGGGTTTCTACTATCTAATATATTTTGCATTGCGGGCGTATGAGGTTGTTTTTCGTTATTGGGTTACCCGGATAAATAGACTTTATTACTcggccattaaaaaaaaactaataacatTTATGGTTCAAAAAGCAAGAAAAAAGTATATAAGAtatgaaaaaaaggaaaaaaaagataGCCTTAAGGTTATGATCAATTCATTTAACTGTGtagaaaaattaattttgttttgatgtttaTGATCAGTTTATGTATGATgtataattataagataatttATGTTCACTGTGAAAAACTTTTATACGTGTTGATGTTCCGTTGTCGTGATGTTCCGTTTCCGTTATCTGGAAGCGAAAACGTGAGTCTGAAGGATTCAAAGCACGAGAAGAACGAGAGAATATTCCAATTTACACTCGCACCCCCTAGAATTTCGCCACATGCTACGTTTGAGTAATTATGTGACACAAGTTTTTTAGCTTTACTCCACAACT is drawn from Erigeron canadensis isolate Cc75 chromosome 9, C_canadensis_v1, whole genome shotgun sequence and contains these coding sequences:
- the LOC122582871 gene encoding apyrase 2-like, coding for MLKRSRQQQYKESLSDMAQRYRGVILVITVPLFLICFVLLLMPMARSSSSSSSDAFQQNRKFLPYYGSPVPSLKSYAVIFDAGSSGSRVHVFSFDQNLDLMHIGKELELFVQLKPGLSAYAKDPKVAAQSLIPLLEKAENIVPQKMRKDTPVKVGATAGLRQLGNDASEKILQAVKDLMKSRSSLKSDDNWVTVLDGTQEGAYLWVTINYLLKRLGKKYSDTVGVVDLGGGSVQMAYAISEAEAAKAPKPTNGDDTYVKELLLMGTKYYLYVHSYLHHGLLAARAEILKTSKSSENPCVLSGYNGVYTYGGKDYKVSSPSSGSSISKCRQEARKALRINESTCSHEKCTFGGIWSGGGGHGQKDMFVASFFYDRAVQAGLIDASKPIVKIQPIDFQEAAEHICVTKLEDAGSKYPHVEASDLPYLCMDLVYEFTLLVDGFGLDPLQEITLVKKVEYQNSLVEAAWPLGSAIEAVSAAT